A region from the Leopardus geoffroyi isolate Oge1 chromosome C2, O.geoffroyi_Oge1_pat1.0, whole genome shotgun sequence genome encodes:
- the SLC35A5 gene encoding probable UDP-sugar transporter protein SLC35A5 isoform X2 encodes MCALPPKTLWTDRVLLTNMFSLRPLKTSGMESKCCDHPTLCSLSAMYTFLLGTIFIALSSSRILLVKYSANEENKYDYLPTTVNVCSELVKLVFCVLVSLWILKKEDHQSRNLRCASWKEFSNFMKWSIPAFLYFLDNLIVFYVISYLQPAMAVIFSNFSIITTALLFRIVLKRHLNWIQWASLLILFLSIVALTAGTETSQHNLAGHGFHHDAFFSPSNSCLLFRSECPGKVNCTAKAWTFPETKWNTTAMIFSHIRLGLGHVLIIVQCFISSMANIYNEKILKEGNQLTESIFIQNSKLYFFGILFNGLTLVLQSSNSEQIKNCGVFYGHNVFSVTLIFVTAFQGLSVAFILKFLDNMFHVLMAQVTTVIITAVSVLVFDFRPSLEFFLEAPSVLLSIFIYKASKPQGLEYAPRQERIRDLSGSLWERSSGDGEELERLTKPKSDIDSDEDTF; translated from the exons ATGTGCGCTCTTCCACCAAAAACCCTTTGGACGGACAGAG TGTTGCTCACGAATATGTTCTCTTTAAGACCATTAAAAACCAGTGGAATGGAAAGCAAGTGCTGTGATCATCCCACATTGTGCTCCTTGTCAGCGATGTATACATTCCTACTAGGCACCATATTCATTGCTTTGAGCTCAAGTCGAATCCTACTGGTAAAATACTCAGCCAATGAAG AGAACAAGTATGATTATCTTCCAACTACTGTGAACGTGTGCTCAGAATTGGTGAAACTGGTTTTCTGTGTGCTTGTGTCATTATGGATTTTAAAGAAAG aagaTCATCAAAGTAGAAACTTGAGATGTGCTTCCTGGAAAGAATTCTCTAATTTCATGAAGTGGTCCATTCCTGCCTTTCTTTATTTCCTGGATAATTTAATTGTCTTCTATGTCATTTCCTACCTTCAGCCT gCCATGGCTGTTATCTTCTCAAATTTTAGCATTATAACAACAGCTCTTCTATTCAGGATAGTGCTGAA GAGGCACCTGAACTGGATACAGTGGGCTTCCCTCCTGATTCTGTTCTTGTCTATTGTGGCTCTCACTGCTGGGACTGAAACTTCACAGCATAACCTGGCAGGACATGGATTTCATCATGATGCCTTCTTCAGCCCATCCAATTCCTGCCTTCTCTTCCGAAGTGAATGTCCCGGAAAAGTCAATTGCACAGCAAAGGCATGGACTTTTCCTGAAACTAAGTGGAACACCACAGCTATGATTTTCAGTCACATCCGTCTCGGCTTGGGCCATGTGCTTATTATAGTCCAGTGTTTTATTTCCTCAATGGCCAATATCTATAATGAAAAGATATTGAAGGAAGGGAACCAGCTCACTGAAAGCATCTTCATACAGAATAGCAAACTCTATTTCTTTGGCATTCTTTTCAATGGACTGACACTGGTCCTTCAGAGCAGTAACAGTGAACAGATTAAGAACTGTGGGGTTTTCTATGGCCACAATGTGTTTTCAGTCACCCTTATTTTTGTGACTGCATTCCAGGGCCTCTCAGTGGCTTTTATTCTGAAGTTCCTAGATAACATGTTCCACGTCTTGATGGCCCAGGTCACCACTGTCATCATCACAGCGGTGTCTGTCCTGGTCTTTGACTTCAGGCCCTCCCTGGAGTTTTTCTTAGAAGCACCGTCGGTTCTTCTCtccatatttatttacaaagcCAGCAAGCCTCAAGGTCTGGAATATGCACCGAGGCAAGAAAGGATCCGAGATCTAAGTGGCAGCCTTTGGGAGCGCTCCAGTGGG
- the SLC35A5 gene encoding probable UDP-sugar transporter protein SLC35A5 isoform X1: MCALPPKTLWTDRGNLARLAKKCAPLKTSGMESKCCDHPTLCSLSAMYTFLLGTIFIALSSSRILLVKYSANEENKYDYLPTTVNVCSELVKLVFCVLVSLWILKKEDHQSRNLRCASWKEFSNFMKWSIPAFLYFLDNLIVFYVISYLQPAMAVIFSNFSIITTALLFRIVLKRHLNWIQWASLLILFLSIVALTAGTETSQHNLAGHGFHHDAFFSPSNSCLLFRSECPGKVNCTAKAWTFPETKWNTTAMIFSHIRLGLGHVLIIVQCFISSMANIYNEKILKEGNQLTESIFIQNSKLYFFGILFNGLTLVLQSSNSEQIKNCGVFYGHNVFSVTLIFVTAFQGLSVAFILKFLDNMFHVLMAQVTTVIITAVSVLVFDFRPSLEFFLEAPSVLLSIFIYKASKPQGLEYAPRQERIRDLSGSLWERSSGDGEELERLTKPKSDIDSDEDTF; encoded by the exons ATGTGCGCTCTTCCACCAAAAACCCTTTGGACGGACAGAGGTAACCTCGCCCGGCTGGCAAAGAAATGCGC ACCATTAAAAACCAGTGGAATGGAAAGCAAGTGCTGTGATCATCCCACATTGTGCTCCTTGTCAGCGATGTATACATTCCTACTAGGCACCATATTCATTGCTTTGAGCTCAAGTCGAATCCTACTGGTAAAATACTCAGCCAATGAAG AGAACAAGTATGATTATCTTCCAACTACTGTGAACGTGTGCTCAGAATTGGTGAAACTGGTTTTCTGTGTGCTTGTGTCATTATGGATTTTAAAGAAAG aagaTCATCAAAGTAGAAACTTGAGATGTGCTTCCTGGAAAGAATTCTCTAATTTCATGAAGTGGTCCATTCCTGCCTTTCTTTATTTCCTGGATAATTTAATTGTCTTCTATGTCATTTCCTACCTTCAGCCT gCCATGGCTGTTATCTTCTCAAATTTTAGCATTATAACAACAGCTCTTCTATTCAGGATAGTGCTGAA GAGGCACCTGAACTGGATACAGTGGGCTTCCCTCCTGATTCTGTTCTTGTCTATTGTGGCTCTCACTGCTGGGACTGAAACTTCACAGCATAACCTGGCAGGACATGGATTTCATCATGATGCCTTCTTCAGCCCATCCAATTCCTGCCTTCTCTTCCGAAGTGAATGTCCCGGAAAAGTCAATTGCACAGCAAAGGCATGGACTTTTCCTGAAACTAAGTGGAACACCACAGCTATGATTTTCAGTCACATCCGTCTCGGCTTGGGCCATGTGCTTATTATAGTCCAGTGTTTTATTTCCTCAATGGCCAATATCTATAATGAAAAGATATTGAAGGAAGGGAACCAGCTCACTGAAAGCATCTTCATACAGAATAGCAAACTCTATTTCTTTGGCATTCTTTTCAATGGACTGACACTGGTCCTTCAGAGCAGTAACAGTGAACAGATTAAGAACTGTGGGGTTTTCTATGGCCACAATGTGTTTTCAGTCACCCTTATTTTTGTGACTGCATTCCAGGGCCTCTCAGTGGCTTTTATTCTGAAGTTCCTAGATAACATGTTCCACGTCTTGATGGCCCAGGTCACCACTGTCATCATCACAGCGGTGTCTGTCCTGGTCTTTGACTTCAGGCCCTCCCTGGAGTTTTTCTTAGAAGCACCGTCGGTTCTTCTCtccatatttatttacaaagcCAGCAAGCCTCAAGGTCTGGAATATGCACCGAGGCAAGAAAGGATCCGAGATCTAAGTGGCAGCCTTTGGGAGCGCTCCAGTGGG
- the SLC35A5 gene encoding probable UDP-sugar transporter protein SLC35A5 isoform X3, with the protein MCALPPKTLWTDRGNLARLAKKCAPLKTSGMESKCCDHPTLCSLSAMYTFLLGTIFIALSSSRILLVKYSANEENKYDYLPTTVNVCSELVKLVFCVLVSLWILKKDHQSRNLRCASWKEFSNFMKWSIPAFLYFLDNLIVFYVISYLQPAMAVIFSNFSIITTALLFRIVLKRHLNWIQWASLLILFLSIVALTAGTETSQHNLAGHGFHHDAFFSPSNSCLLFRSECPGKVNCTAKAWTFPETKWNTTAMIFSHIRLGLGHVLIIVQCFISSMANIYNEKILKEGNQLTESIFIQNSKLYFFGILFNGLTLVLQSSNSEQIKNCGVFYGHNVFSVTLIFVTAFQGLSVAFILKFLDNMFHVLMAQVTTVIITAVSVLVFDFRPSLEFFLEAPSVLLSIFIYKASKPQGLEYAPRQERIRDLSGSLWERSSGDGEELERLTKPKSDIDSDEDTF; encoded by the exons ATGTGCGCTCTTCCACCAAAAACCCTTTGGACGGACAGAGGTAACCTCGCCCGGCTGGCAAAGAAATGCGC ACCATTAAAAACCAGTGGAATGGAAAGCAAGTGCTGTGATCATCCCACATTGTGCTCCTTGTCAGCGATGTATACATTCCTACTAGGCACCATATTCATTGCTTTGAGCTCAAGTCGAATCCTACTGGTAAAATACTCAGCCAATGAAG AGAACAAGTATGATTATCTTCCAACTACTGTGAACGTGTGCTCAGAATTGGTGAAACTGGTTTTCTGTGTGCTTGTGTCATTATGGATTTTAAAGAAAG aTCATCAAAGTAGAAACTTGAGATGTGCTTCCTGGAAAGAATTCTCTAATTTCATGAAGTGGTCCATTCCTGCCTTTCTTTATTTCCTGGATAATTTAATTGTCTTCTATGTCATTTCCTACCTTCAGCCT gCCATGGCTGTTATCTTCTCAAATTTTAGCATTATAACAACAGCTCTTCTATTCAGGATAGTGCTGAA GAGGCACCTGAACTGGATACAGTGGGCTTCCCTCCTGATTCTGTTCTTGTCTATTGTGGCTCTCACTGCTGGGACTGAAACTTCACAGCATAACCTGGCAGGACATGGATTTCATCATGATGCCTTCTTCAGCCCATCCAATTCCTGCCTTCTCTTCCGAAGTGAATGTCCCGGAAAAGTCAATTGCACAGCAAAGGCATGGACTTTTCCTGAAACTAAGTGGAACACCACAGCTATGATTTTCAGTCACATCCGTCTCGGCTTGGGCCATGTGCTTATTATAGTCCAGTGTTTTATTTCCTCAATGGCCAATATCTATAATGAAAAGATATTGAAGGAAGGGAACCAGCTCACTGAAAGCATCTTCATACAGAATAGCAAACTCTATTTCTTTGGCATTCTTTTCAATGGACTGACACTGGTCCTTCAGAGCAGTAACAGTGAACAGATTAAGAACTGTGGGGTTTTCTATGGCCACAATGTGTTTTCAGTCACCCTTATTTTTGTGACTGCATTCCAGGGCCTCTCAGTGGCTTTTATTCTGAAGTTCCTAGATAACATGTTCCACGTCTTGATGGCCCAGGTCACCACTGTCATCATCACAGCGGTGTCTGTCCTGGTCTTTGACTTCAGGCCCTCCCTGGAGTTTTTCTTAGAAGCACCGTCGGTTCTTCTCtccatatttatttacaaagcCAGCAAGCCTCAAGGTCTGGAATATGCACCGAGGCAAGAAAGGATCCGAGATCTAAGTGGCAGCCTTTGGGAGCGCTCCAGTGGG
- the SLC35A5 gene encoding probable UDP-sugar transporter protein SLC35A5 isoform X4, with product MFSLRPLKTSGMESKCCDHPTLCSLSAMYTFLLGTIFIALSSSRILLVKYSANEENKYDYLPTTVNVCSELVKLVFCVLVSLWILKKEDHQSRNLRCASWKEFSNFMKWSIPAFLYFLDNLIVFYVISYLQPAMAVIFSNFSIITTALLFRIVLKRHLNWIQWASLLILFLSIVALTAGTETSQHNLAGHGFHHDAFFSPSNSCLLFRSECPGKVNCTAKAWTFPETKWNTTAMIFSHIRLGLGHVLIIVQCFISSMANIYNEKILKEGNQLTESIFIQNSKLYFFGILFNGLTLVLQSSNSEQIKNCGVFYGHNVFSVTLIFVTAFQGLSVAFILKFLDNMFHVLMAQVTTVIITAVSVLVFDFRPSLEFFLEAPSVLLSIFIYKASKPQGLEYAPRQERIRDLSGSLWERSSGDGEELERLTKPKSDIDSDEDTF from the exons ATGTTCTCTTTAAGACCATTAAAAACCAGTGGAATGGAAAGCAAGTGCTGTGATCATCCCACATTGTGCTCCTTGTCAGCGATGTATACATTCCTACTAGGCACCATATTCATTGCTTTGAGCTCAAGTCGAATCCTACTGGTAAAATACTCAGCCAATGAAG AGAACAAGTATGATTATCTTCCAACTACTGTGAACGTGTGCTCAGAATTGGTGAAACTGGTTTTCTGTGTGCTTGTGTCATTATGGATTTTAAAGAAAG aagaTCATCAAAGTAGAAACTTGAGATGTGCTTCCTGGAAAGAATTCTCTAATTTCATGAAGTGGTCCATTCCTGCCTTTCTTTATTTCCTGGATAATTTAATTGTCTTCTATGTCATTTCCTACCTTCAGCCT gCCATGGCTGTTATCTTCTCAAATTTTAGCATTATAACAACAGCTCTTCTATTCAGGATAGTGCTGAA GAGGCACCTGAACTGGATACAGTGGGCTTCCCTCCTGATTCTGTTCTTGTCTATTGTGGCTCTCACTGCTGGGACTGAAACTTCACAGCATAACCTGGCAGGACATGGATTTCATCATGATGCCTTCTTCAGCCCATCCAATTCCTGCCTTCTCTTCCGAAGTGAATGTCCCGGAAAAGTCAATTGCACAGCAAAGGCATGGACTTTTCCTGAAACTAAGTGGAACACCACAGCTATGATTTTCAGTCACATCCGTCTCGGCTTGGGCCATGTGCTTATTATAGTCCAGTGTTTTATTTCCTCAATGGCCAATATCTATAATGAAAAGATATTGAAGGAAGGGAACCAGCTCACTGAAAGCATCTTCATACAGAATAGCAAACTCTATTTCTTTGGCATTCTTTTCAATGGACTGACACTGGTCCTTCAGAGCAGTAACAGTGAACAGATTAAGAACTGTGGGGTTTTCTATGGCCACAATGTGTTTTCAGTCACCCTTATTTTTGTGACTGCATTCCAGGGCCTCTCAGTGGCTTTTATTCTGAAGTTCCTAGATAACATGTTCCACGTCTTGATGGCCCAGGTCACCACTGTCATCATCACAGCGGTGTCTGTCCTGGTCTTTGACTTCAGGCCCTCCCTGGAGTTTTTCTTAGAAGCACCGTCGGTTCTTCTCtccatatttatttacaaagcCAGCAAGCCTCAAGGTCTGGAATATGCACCGAGGCAAGAAAGGATCCGAGATCTAAGTGGCAGCCTTTGGGAGCGCTCCAGTGGG
- the SLC35A5 gene encoding probable UDP-sugar transporter protein SLC35A5 isoform X5, which yields MESKCCDHPTLCSLSAMYTFLLGTIFIALSSSRILLVKYSANEENKYDYLPTTVNVCSELVKLVFCVLVSLWILKKEDHQSRNLRCASWKEFSNFMKWSIPAFLYFLDNLIVFYVISYLQPAMAVIFSNFSIITTALLFRIVLKRHLNWIQWASLLILFLSIVALTAGTETSQHNLAGHGFHHDAFFSPSNSCLLFRSECPGKVNCTAKAWTFPETKWNTTAMIFSHIRLGLGHVLIIVQCFISSMANIYNEKILKEGNQLTESIFIQNSKLYFFGILFNGLTLVLQSSNSEQIKNCGVFYGHNVFSVTLIFVTAFQGLSVAFILKFLDNMFHVLMAQVTTVIITAVSVLVFDFRPSLEFFLEAPSVLLSIFIYKASKPQGLEYAPRQERIRDLSGSLWERSSGDGEELERLTKPKSDIDSDEDTF from the exons ATGGAAAGCAAGTGCTGTGATCATCCCACATTGTGCTCCTTGTCAGCGATGTATACATTCCTACTAGGCACCATATTCATTGCTTTGAGCTCAAGTCGAATCCTACTGGTAAAATACTCAGCCAATGAAG AGAACAAGTATGATTATCTTCCAACTACTGTGAACGTGTGCTCAGAATTGGTGAAACTGGTTTTCTGTGTGCTTGTGTCATTATGGATTTTAAAGAAAG aagaTCATCAAAGTAGAAACTTGAGATGTGCTTCCTGGAAAGAATTCTCTAATTTCATGAAGTGGTCCATTCCTGCCTTTCTTTATTTCCTGGATAATTTAATTGTCTTCTATGTCATTTCCTACCTTCAGCCT gCCATGGCTGTTATCTTCTCAAATTTTAGCATTATAACAACAGCTCTTCTATTCAGGATAGTGCTGAA GAGGCACCTGAACTGGATACAGTGGGCTTCCCTCCTGATTCTGTTCTTGTCTATTGTGGCTCTCACTGCTGGGACTGAAACTTCACAGCATAACCTGGCAGGACATGGATTTCATCATGATGCCTTCTTCAGCCCATCCAATTCCTGCCTTCTCTTCCGAAGTGAATGTCCCGGAAAAGTCAATTGCACAGCAAAGGCATGGACTTTTCCTGAAACTAAGTGGAACACCACAGCTATGATTTTCAGTCACATCCGTCTCGGCTTGGGCCATGTGCTTATTATAGTCCAGTGTTTTATTTCCTCAATGGCCAATATCTATAATGAAAAGATATTGAAGGAAGGGAACCAGCTCACTGAAAGCATCTTCATACAGAATAGCAAACTCTATTTCTTTGGCATTCTTTTCAATGGACTGACACTGGTCCTTCAGAGCAGTAACAGTGAACAGATTAAGAACTGTGGGGTTTTCTATGGCCACAATGTGTTTTCAGTCACCCTTATTTTTGTGACTGCATTCCAGGGCCTCTCAGTGGCTTTTATTCTGAAGTTCCTAGATAACATGTTCCACGTCTTGATGGCCCAGGTCACCACTGTCATCATCACAGCGGTGTCTGTCCTGGTCTTTGACTTCAGGCCCTCCCTGGAGTTTTTCTTAGAAGCACCGTCGGTTCTTCTCtccatatttatttacaaagcCAGCAAGCCTCAAGGTCTGGAATATGCACCGAGGCAAGAAAGGATCCGAGATCTAAGTGGCAGCCTTTGGGAGCGCTCCAGTGGG